One part of the Podarcis muralis chromosome 3, rPodMur119.hap1.1, whole genome shotgun sequence genome encodes these proteins:
- the LOC144327142 gene encoding uncharacterized protein LOC144327142: MRFLYLSFALVFILFHVVAGQHGCELVGGTCQFPATTNCTNGEITGVSCGSNGTCCLGGQELGPSNGNSTHCGDSNDDLPDGKPMMTDLPPLCRVFGGYCQAPRTVNCPFGENRLAFCGPNARCCRR, translated from the exons ATGAGGTTCCTTTACCTGAGCTTTGCTCTGGTCTTCATCCTCTTCCACGTTGTTGCAG GGCAACATGGCTGTGAACTAGTAGGAGGAACTTGCCAATTCCCAGCAACTACAAACTGTACCAATGGAGAAATTACAGGGGTCTCCTGTGGCAGCAACGGAACCTGCTGCTTGG gtgggcaggagctgggaccgagcaacgggaactcaacccattgtggggattcgaacgacGACCTTCCGGACGGCAAGCCCATGATGACCG ATTTACCTCCATTGTGTAGAGTCTTCGGAGGATATTGCCAGGCCCCAAGGACTGTGAACTGTCCCTTTGGAGAGAATAGATTGGCCTTCTGTGGCCCTAATGCACGCTGCTGTAGGA GATAA